The sequence below is a genomic window from Phaeodactylum tricornutum CCAP 1055/1 chromosome 14, whole genome shotgun sequence.
ttgtcctccggaaagtcgactgggtccaaataccatatccaatcataccaagcaaattcacacAAGTGACTGATATCTGTAGTATCACCCAacactgccgtgttcggtacatcgtcattcaatgcataaatgttatgagcaattgacgatcaaatcatactttgcaactccaggcaaaaatcccataaatataaTGGTGCAGATGAGTTTTccatagccatgttagtcatgcatttcaatgctctgattgcagtctcagctcaattcaaccacggtgagtaaggttcaatctgtctagcatgagatcctgcagcacgaaccttccgtctgaattcaccctgcaccaattctttcgcgccatcGGAAATAATCTCcgctggaacaccttctcgatgaaacaacaaatccaatgtctcatgagcagaccgctttatttgcggtgttttggcctgatttccgcaaataaccgcaaataaggtTTCAAAATCGCCGCATACTAAAGTACTAAGTTAACTGCAACTTAGCTTCATCCACGTAGAGCTAGTACAAAAATATAACTCGAACCCAAAGTGGCCCACAATCCTACTACTGTATTTGATATGACAACATAGCTAGTGTGATCTCtgaaagactttttgtgctttgttCAACACCAATGTCCTTGCCTGAGTATTGCCATCACATTGCAGTTGTTAGTAGTGGCAATGAAGAATTTGATACAAAGTTACCACCTATACTTCCATATAAGCTAGCGGCAACCAACATTAgaacatttgtcaaaaacatTCAGATGCATTGAGCCCAACTGCAATGGACATTTacagacgaagaaattgaccagCTCAGCCAGGAGTTCAGCACTTTTCTTCGAGCATATTGAGAAGAGCCAATATTCCAAGAGGTATTGCTCTGCTCCTGCAGTCGGAAGCACAACTTTTCAGACAGTTGGGCAGCGACACATGGACGGTTCCCGCTTGTTCAGGAATTGAGTGGTGGGCTGGCCtcaacatttccaaacacagcGACAGTGGAGTCTGACTTTTTGGTCATAAACCAATAGAAAGACAGCACTCAACAAGATCTCACAGACTCTTCCCTTGAAGGCATTTTACTTTATTAGTAGTACAATGATCTTAAGGCCCTTTTGGCCCTCATTCGGGAATAAAAGTACAGTCAAAAATACAGTAAACATGGAGAAACCTAGGGCAATTTAGGGTTATTCCTAGGgttccgcaaataaccgcatTTAAGGtttcaaattcaccgcaaacaagctatttgcggttatttgcgggATTCCGCAAATAAAGCGGTCTGCTCATGagcattaccttttgacttcatagcataagcacatgtccaatcaagatcaTTGACGTAAATCTGGGGACAGGTATTTCcgctcaaagacattacacaagaaaacattgtatccgtatacacacttgtacggagatgtcggtatctgagctgactggtagttggcttgactctctgtgttagagtatgactggcaatatccttgactcctctctgagtcgtagccaataaagttcgtttcgctgcagataaaccgCTATTCCAATgtctggctaactcttcaggagtaactctgtacctgtaattcgacaactgagcaacactcacaatACATGTCTTTTCgagtgcttcgacaaaatgctgttcattgagtgacaccgaaatactagacaacacaactgatactgtactttcgtgtgacaaaaccatttgaatgtttgcatgaccggattgACTTGATACCAAAACACCTTTGCTATtggtatacttctcctcctgatGAGGAAAATCCGTCGaataaggatcccaaatgggattgtcatagGTGAGActcaacttgtgaaaatttcgaaactcctccggagacggctttcgcactggcaaatacgaaatcacaccatctaattgcagatgcaatttaagattctccttcggaaaataaatcgaatgtgacaaatccgtggggttttcaagtaaaaatcttggacaatcatgGACCTGCACATCAtttaaccggagctgatttggatttaacaaattatgttccatagtaggaaagtgcaaggcctgatgaataattaaaataaaagtctcatatgtgtaaggatgatcatatgcaagagcagcagagacaattggtacagaccgggcttgtcccaatgtagataaaaatgcagaaacatcaaccgtttgagaggtttcgtgaaatatataagccTTCTTTCCgacgcaacaagtatccgcgtgagaatctaactccgcatgtgatataaatgcactctccagtgactgtatagaaatagaacgtgttgataccacCAACATATTTGAACTTCTCTGCAACATGTTCCGACCTGCTGACGACTTCGAAGTAAGTTGTCACAACTCatctttgatttcttgtcatcctcctttttctgagaatcaacagtagaagcattgcgtttaccaccagcttcttgacgtaaCATATGTaagtgacgcttctgttcagcattcatactcttgtattcatcaaaggtataatacttatccaccatacccttggtagaacctttgttgaagacaCCTTTATcaccgcgtccaccgcgacctttCGTACCACGAACTGATCCTTTACCTCGTCCTTGACCACAACCAGATTGACCTGAcaaaatattccgaagctgagcttgattttgttcttcaataaactcactgaggaaattcactgtggattcaaaatcatttttcaaagatgggttagcacaaacagtggcaattgcagaattgagaaacaatgcctgaatacgtttcaaaaatttccgaacttttgcagcctctgttaatggctctccaaactcttccagatctgtatgaacttgctgatgaatctcagcaaaacgttcaaaagtaaagttacgacactctccgttgtaaaactttgactcaagatcaccttcagcacgcgtcataatctttgactgattagtcggtcccTAATAATGTGAGcaaagtgcaaaccaagATGGTtgttatccggaccttcaggaacttctttgtcttcacgaatgacataagccaatggaactcccgttgttccttgaatttggagcaaatattccgcaatattttcaaaggcatcacggattttcttcaggtcttcaatttgtccaggagcaacaaggtctttcgctaactctttgtcttcgttCTCAGGCTTCTTAATctcgatcatcgagaaaatacgcgccgcattgaactgagccggataaggccgagaagtgcgcttgagaTGACAaacatagtatgccaatAACACAAGgcgctcctccgcagtgggtgaaattgctgcaccattgcgaggaatcattgccggagctccaggttgttctgcgttaggatttggaagcgtacccccgggacgacggatgttcttacacatgtccttgatgaaatcatccgttgcgatctcgaaaacatccatagacgtaatcgaatccgtgatagcatcacattgttcaacatcaacaatgctgattgcttgtaaaacatttcgaacttgagctaaggcagctgccatggtcaactttctccttcttcacctgtcttaaatttcataaaacttcgaaagctggtttgacaacattcagtgttctttctgcaccaaATGAACCCcagaattattgatcactgataacatcacatgtgaacaccacataaatacctatataagtgatatcgatactgaataccgtttgagaaccatttcaataaaacgcgacgaacaccattttcatgtcgcaacccataatacgagatatttggctgatatctatcagagtggaggatccacgattaccgtttggtacaagtccgataattgttgctgtataagtaaatgttccatgcaaacaaactacttatcatccacaaatggataaagcttggatccgagcttttagcaaacaataaattcttgtgcaatgcaccttctttggtagatgaagagatccatggaagcgtcccaccaaggagattttgcctcgtttcagaccgttagacggatacgaaacccagttaccaatcaacatgtctaccacatggaccataacaagaaactggcagtatattccaggcctctgcaggcttcggcgactcaacaatgacatgaagagccaggtattttagctttacctccccaggcactatcggacttggcgatcacttcaaacactcaaatcacaacgaatcaccctacctttgatcccgctacctcagcttagaacagcgggtctgataaactagaaaactgcaacgataacgggctaaaacgtgtctgtgggaccaaaggattgtagatacgataaaagacgtaaaacaaagacttataagcataaacccaagataaagggataaagaaccccgatatgcttgtcgtagggtttttctactagctagctagagagggGAGTAGACCTGGAGGTAACAAGTAAAACCTTAATCTAGCTTAAAAAGGACGTCACTTTTAGTTTCGAGAATCTGATGTTATTCATCGTCGAAGTTTAAGGCTTCACGTCAACAAATATTACGGAGAATGGACCGAGCCCCGCGcctatttacagttagttatCTTGAAAGCCCTTTGAAACTCTCAGCTGCAGCTGGAGCTTATCTTGGTGCAGAATAAACAAAAAAGGACAGGCAAGCGTTTGTGAATTCTGGCATTGTCGAGATCGCTGACCAAGAAATTTCCATTCACGCTGAAAAATGAACGTTTCGCTCATAGGCAAAATAAAAAGAGGTATTAAGGAAATTTGCTCGGCAACGAGCAATAATTCATTTCCAGCCGTTGTCGACAATCCATGTTGGGGTCTGCCGAGCCAATGTTCCTTGTCTGACTTGCTGCGATGCTTTGAAAAGGATAAAGTGGTCGTGTACGAAACTGATCATTTTCTAGCCTTGAACAAGCCACCGGATCTTCGAATGGATGGACACCACCCTTCGACGGTACTCAAGCTCCTAACCTATTGGTATCCTCCTCCTGCCTTCCAAAATCTTCAGAGTAAGGGACTTCTGGAAAAGGTTAGCGAGTTTGAAAACTACAGGAATATTGAAGGCAATGAGCTTAGACCCTGTCACCAATTGGATTACGCAACGTCAGGCATCCTTCTCGTCGCTCGGAATCGGCAAGCAGCGGATCAAGCTCGAGTTTCATTTGAAGAGCGGTCCACTCGAAAAACTTATTTGGCACTCGTCCACGGCCACCTATCGGTACCAAGCAATATTCCGGTCATGAGGAGAACGGACATTGATGAGCGAATGGGTCGGCTGGAGGAAATATACCGACAGAGTCGTCGCAAACACCGGAAGGACACATATAGAGGATATCAGCCTGCCCATGGCTTGTTTCAGCAGCTCCAGCAACAGCACAGTAAAAgagcaaaaaaagaaaaaaaatcgATTATCAGATTCCGAGTGGAAAACTGTTTGGAATGAGCTACAGTTTACTAAAACAGAAACAGACCATATCCTTAATTTAAGTTGGAAGGAGGTGAAGGCGTCCGGAAAAACTGAACCTTTTGATCGCGCAGCAGAAGTATTCAACAAACTTCAATACAAAACGTTGTTCCCCGAGGATAAAAGTGCCGAGTTGTCGCTCCCGACTTTCTTTCGCGATGAAAGTGAGGACCCAAACACACTCTTCATTTATGCTTCTGTCGCACAGGTTCCTCACGATTTTGCCATGCGAATAAATCCAAGCATGTCGAATGCCTCTGCATATTTGAAGGTTGGGGATTCATCCCTGGACTACAAGCCGTCTCTCACACGATGCGTGATTCTTAAGCATGCTGCCATTAGAGGGCAACCGGTTACAAAAGTTCGTCTTGAGCCTCGAACTGGGCGACGTCATCAGCTACGAGTACATTCCGCATTGTTAGGGCACGCCATAGTTGGAGATCAAACCTACAAAGCCCCAGGCTCTCCCGACCTAACGGATCGCATGTGTTTGCATTCTCAATGTCTCGAAATTCCACTTTTTGAGGAGTTAATCAAAGTCGAAGCACCAGATCCCTTCCTTGTAAAGAACCGTGAGATATTGGTACAGCATCTATGATAGTTAACTATAGGTTGCTTTTCTTGATTCCGAAATCCCATCATTTGAGGAGTGAAAGGCTTTGTTACATAGTCGCACTTCAATAATGAATAAGAAAGAAAAGTTAAGGTAGCGCTTCCGTTTCACAGGTAGTATACACTCAAAATTTATAGCTGAGGACGAAAAGTGAGACAATCTTGGTCTACACCTAAAATACGACCTGGCCCAACAAGGGCACACAGATCGCCACAAAAAGTCTCTCTGTGCTGGGATCGAACCAGCGGCCTCaagattaacagtcttgcGCTCTGCCAACTGAGCTAACAGAGACCTTACGATTGAAATCGCCGACAAGAACGGCGGAAAGATGAGTATAAATAAGGAATCTTTGTGATAAACTgaccttacagttagtcctATTGATACTATCATCACAATCAGACTTATCCAATGGGTTATGTAAATGCCAACGTAGTCAGATTGACATCGGATACATACATCCGACTGCGTTGAATTCGGCTGACTAAAAGCAAGGATAGTGAATTCGGCTGATAGTGACTCTCGTCGGGTGTCCACAATCTGCTTAAAACGTGGGGACTTCCTCTCAGGCTGTATGTAACAACACTAattattcactgtcaatacacAAACTTCGGTGCTGGATCTAGCACGATCTCTGCGCAACCGATGATAGTGAGTATTGCAAACTGACAAACTTAATAAACACCGTCAAATGTAGCATCACAAAAGAATCTATTTTAGACAGTTAGGTATAAAAAGGATTTCATGTTTTGGAGGCCTTCCAAGAGTGCTTATTCTTCCGGGATCTCGATCTCACCATCATCAATGCTTGCCTGAATATCGCGCGGCGATTCGCCGTTGACCGAGCATCCGATCGAGTTGGCGGTTCCGAGAATCTCTTTTACAGTTCCCTTCAGCTTACGAGCCATGGAACGTTCGCGCATCTGACGAGCAATATCAATGATCTGGTCAAGCGTCAAGTTGCCGTCATGTTTGACATTCTTGACCTTCTTGCGGTCACGAACGGGCTCGTTTAAGGCCTTCATAACGAGAGACGAGCTGGAAGGAATCATACTGACAGTCGCCTGACGGTTCACTACAGTCAACTTGACGGTAACGTTAAGACCCTTCCAGTCCATGGTGGCCTTCTGAATATCCTCGCCAACTTTCTTGGGGGACAAACCAAGAGGACCGATCTTGGGGGCAAGGGAGGAGGCAGAACCAATCTCACCACCAACGGTACGCATGATCACGATCTTAACATCATCACTCGGAGGAGGGCCCATGGTGTTTACAGACGATGTACTGTATTTGATAAACCAGTGTGGTaacagacgacgacgacccTAGATTGATGATTTGTGCGATGAAGAGGTGTTCAAGAGACTCAACGGGTTCTCGCTCTACGATGGCGAAACCTGAATAAGTAAGGCTGGTAAGCGGTAAACTGAATCTTGTGAAAGTTGTGAATCACGTAGAGATCAAACCATGCTTCGTCCAAGATTTTCGAAAACAAGTAAAACCGCAAACCTGATTTTTAATTTTCAAAGATCTAATCCGCTCTCATATTGAAAGTCCTTTCTTCTGGATTCACTGTTAGAGCGATTTCCCATGCCTGACAGTACGTGGCTGTGTGTTGTATTGTCTACTCCATTGATTGAGATCATCAATGTAGTAACGACTACCTCGATGCCGATATCAAAGATTGCATTGTGAGAACGTCTTTCCAATCCTTTACAAATCATTCTACTTTGATTgtgcttcacagtcagtagaTGAGCTCTCGCTTTGACAGAGCAGTGAGGAGTACTTCGAGATGGAACAGTTTGTCCTTGGAATCTTTCAGGAACAGCTTGCCAAGGTAAGCCACATTTTCCGGATAATACTGCGTAAAACttctgaaaaagaaacaaatgcCTGAAAATACCTTTCGTTTGTAAACTTGTAGTTCATTGTCGGGTTTCGAAAAGAGCAAGTAACGGCCAACCTCTTGAACGggaaaggagaaatacaCGATGTCGAATTAAATTGCGCTTTTCTGAACGACGAACTCACAAAAATTACGCCGTTTATTGAGCTTGAGAGTGTACATGTTTCCAAGTTTTCTTTTCATGTATCTTCATGGACGAATATTCGCAAAGCACCCATTATCGTTGACGTGGAACACATCAAAGCGGTTGCGGTTGAACCCTTGCGTTACAAGGATCGCTCGcggcagcaacaaattcggCAAATTACCCGCTACGAACTAATTGAACTCATCCGTAAGGGGCTTCTCAAACCAAAAGGAACGCCTTACAACATTTTTGATCGGATCGTAGACAACTTGACGGTGGAGGTGTCGACATGTTCTTTGCGTTATCAAACGTTGGGTAAGTTCAAAACACGACGACCAGGGCCTTGGACACCGCCGGAAATACATGTTACGCTGGCGGGGATTCGTCTCGTTTCGGTTGACGAATACGGTCTTGAAGCACCGCCCGAAGAAGTTTGGCGACACAATCACAATCGAAGGGCCGGAACGTTCATGATCTATAAAAAACTGGAGATGGAATATCAGGTGGCCATTCAGCCCGTCAGTAGCGTCGATGCGATACGACTTGTATCGGGACGGCAAAACAAGATGGAAATACAAGTGGCGATGGAACGACGCATTCAAGATGGAGCCTGGCTAGCGGTTCAGCTCGATACGACTATTCCACGGGCGGACGTAAATATTCCCGCTACTGTGGTGCCGATACTGGCGCACGCTGTGGCAGGCGCTACGTACTGCTTCTCCAAGGATCGTGCGTTTCATGATCCTTTGAAAAGTACCACCGAGATGGCTGGAAATTGTGTGAGTACAGAACGATTTGAGGTATCTAGGGAAGTCGCAGCGGGTGAAGCTGCCGATGAGGCTGCATCAGAACTTGGTTCGCTATTCGATAGATCTCTTATGGTAGACGAGGAAGTCTCGTCGGAGGAGGATGACGAGAATGAGTTCGGAGCAAGAATTAATAGCAGCGACTTATCATCGCGCAAGATTGAGACGAAGCCTGCGCCTATTCGCGCCAGTACAATAGACCCGAGCACGGAAGGCCGGCCGGTTATTCTGTTTCCCAACGGAATTGTGATCCATGACAGAATATCTTTGAGTGTTTCTATTCATGATGCAACACTTCGAGGGACGTACGCTACGTTGTTGGATGGATACGTCCAGTTGACTGCCAAGGGTTGTATAGTAGAGGCAATATGGCCGAAGATTACGTTCGAGAAGGGTGGCTACGTCCAGGCTTCGATTTCATTCCTCTCTATTGTTGAAAAATCTGGGTCGAGAATTCGCACTGTACTTGAGGGTGGCGAGCAATATGGCGAAATCGATCACAGCGAAAGGGCTGGAAAGCCACCGGTGGAATTTGCGCGTGAGGAAACCTTTCCGCTCTACGAGGAACGATCTGTTCGACCAGATCCGTTGGGACTGCGCGAATCTTTGCCTGCGCAAGCCTTTGGTCTAAAAACTACTGTCGACTTTGTTCAGTCCGCGTCCAGAAACGAAAACGGCATCGAAAGTATTCAGTTTATTCACGAAATTGGAATTGATCATTTTGACCT
It includes:
- a CDS encoding predicted protein → MNVSLIGKIKRGIKEICSATSNNSFPAVVDNPCWGLPSQCSLSDLLRCFEKDKVVVYETDHFLALNKPPDLRMDGHHPSTVLKLLTYWYPPPAFQNLQSKGLLEKVSEFENYRNIEGNELRPCHQLDYATSGILLVARNRQAADQARVSFEERSTRKTYLALVHGHLSVPSNIPVMRRTDIDERMGRLEEIYRQSRRKHRKDTYRGYQPAHGLFQQLQQQHNHILNLSWKEVKASGKTEPFDRAAEVFNKLQYKTLFPEDKSAELSLPTFFRDESEDPNTLFIYASVAQVPHDFAMRINPSMSNASAYLKVGDSSLDYKPSLTRCVILKHAAIRGQPVTKVRLEPRTGRRHQLRVHSALLGHAIVGDQTYKAPGSPDLTDRMCLHSQCLEIPLFEELIKVEAPDPFLVKNREILVQHL
- a CDS encoding predicted protein, whose translation is MGPPPSDDVKIVIMRTVGGEIGSASSLAPKIGPLGLSPKKVGEDIQKATMDWKGLNVTVKLTVVNRQATVSMIPSSSSLVMKALNEPVRDRKKVKNVKHDGNLTLDQIIDIARQMRERSMARKLKGTVKEILGTANSIGCSVNGESPRDIQASIDDGEIEIPEE